Proteins encoded in a region of the Limnothrix sp. FACHB-406 genome:
- the trpD gene encoding anthranilate phosphoribosyltransferase translates to MTAAATTFDGPTLLKQLLDRASLSQAQAAQLMQAWLDDGLAPALSGAILAALQAKGVTADELAGMAQVLLSQSVSVTGDPLPSPSIDTCGTGGDGASTFNISTAVAFVAAAAGVTVVKHGNRAASSKSGSADVLEALGIRLGADPAQIQAAAHQVGITFLFAPGWHPAMKAVAPIRQALKVRTVFNLLGPLVNPLRPTGQVIGTFKSDLIEVMAGALNRLGTQRAIVLHGREGLDEGGLADVTDLAVLADGAIARFELDPVAAGCAAAPTAALVGGDPSENAEILRQVLQGQGSIAQRDAVALNASLALQVAGAIAEPIGSPEACTVGVARAKEILASGAAWEKLVALREFLKA, encoded by the coding sequence ATGACTGCCGCCGCCACGACCTTTGATGGGCCCACCCTGTTGAAGCAACTGCTCGATCGAGCCTCCCTGTCCCAAGCTCAGGCCGCCCAACTGATGCAAGCTTGGTTGGATGATGGGCTGGCTCCGGCCCTGTCGGGCGCAATTTTGGCTGCTCTCCAGGCCAAGGGGGTAACGGCCGATGAGCTGGCTGGGATGGCCCAGGTTTTGCTGAGCCAATCGGTGAGCGTGACGGGCGATCCGCTGCCCAGCCCCTCGATCGACACTTGCGGCACGGGTGGCGACGGGGCTTCCACCTTCAACATTTCCACGGCCGTTGCCTTTGTGGCTGCGGCCGCTGGGGTCACGGTGGTGAAGCATGGGAACCGGGCTGCTTCCAGCAAATCGGGATCCGCCGATGTGCTTGAGGCGCTGGGAATTCGCCTCGGTGCAGATCCTGCCCAAATCCAAGCGGCGGCGCATCAGGTGGGGATCACGTTTCTGTTTGCGCCCGGTTGGCATCCGGCCATGAAAGCCGTCGCGCCCATTCGCCAAGCCCTGAAGGTGCGCACCGTGTTTAACCTGTTGGGGCCCCTGGTGAATCCCCTGCGGCCCACGGGCCAGGTGATCGGTACTTTCAAAAGCGATTTGATTGAGGTGATGGCCGGGGCCCTGAATCGGCTGGGCACTCAGCGGGCGATCGTCCTCCATGGGCGCGAAGGTTTGGATGAAGGGGGGTTGGCGGATGTGACCGATCTGGCTGTGTTGGCCGATGGGGCGATCGCCCGCTTTGAGCTGGATCCGGTGGCGGCCGGTTGTGCGGCCGCGCCCACGGCTGCCTTGGTGGGTGGTGATCCCAGCGAAAATGCCGAAATTTTGCGCCAAGTGCTTCAGGGCCAAGGCTCGATCGCCCAGCGGGATGCCGTGGCCCTGAATGCATCCCTGGCCCTCCAAGTTGCCGGGGCGATCGCTGAGCCGATCGGGTCGCCGGAAGCCTGTACCGTTGGTGTGGCTCGGGCCAAGGAAATCCTGGCGAGCGGGGCCGCCTGGGAAAAACTGGTAGCCCTACGAGAATTCCTAAAAGCCTAA
- the glp gene encoding gephyrin-like molybdotransferase Glp, with protein sequence MISAQEAEAIALRITPPITDTESIASVAALGRVLAEPVRSRLDFPHWDNSAMDGYAVRQADLAQGPTELQVIETIPAGVAPQQTLGPGQAARIFTGAMMPPGADAIAIQEDTEPAGPDRVKVLSQPAVGEFVRAKGMFCRSGDQILPAGLAIGPAELAVLAAAQCDRVTVVRRPRVAVFSTGDELGTIDQPLQPGQIVDSNQYALIAFLQQMGVEPIALGVARDDRAALKAAVEQAIDQADLVLSTGGVSVGDYDYVDAVLAELGGEIHVKSVAVRPGKPLTLATFGPKVYVGLPGNPVSALVGCWRFVAPLLRKLSGRSGPHGVQWLTARSAQDLQGAGRRETYLWGSLQIIEGQLVFSLAKGSHSSGNLINLAGTTALAQVPQGTSEIAAHSEIQVLLLGGAVG encoded by the coding sequence ATGATTTCCGCCCAAGAAGCTGAAGCGATCGCCCTACGGATCACGCCGCCAATCACCGACACTGAATCGATCGCCAGCGTGGCGGCCCTGGGTCGGGTGTTAGCGGAACCGGTGCGATCGCGCTTGGACTTTCCCCACTGGGACAACTCCGCCATGGACGGCTACGCGGTGCGCCAAGCTGACCTGGCCCAGGGGCCAACAGAATTACAGGTGATTGAAACGATTCCGGCTGGGGTGGCTCCGCAACAAACTTTGGGCCCCGGCCAGGCAGCGCGGATTTTCACCGGGGCGATGATGCCGCCGGGGGCCGACGCGATCGCCATTCAAGAGGACACGGAACCGGCCGGGCCCGATCGGGTGAAGGTGTTGAGCCAGCCGGCCGTGGGGGAATTTGTGCGGGCGAAGGGGATGTTTTGCCGATCGGGCGATCAGATTTTGCCCGCTGGGTTGGCGATCGGGCCCGCTGAATTGGCGGTGTTGGCGGCGGCCCAGTGCGATCGGGTCACGGTGGTGCGGCGGCCGCGGGTGGCGGTGTTTTCCACGGGCGATGAACTGGGCACGATCGATCAACCCCTGCAACCGGGGCAAATTGTTGATTCCAATCAATACGCCCTGATCGCCTTTTTGCAACAAATGGGTGTGGAGCCGATCGCCCTTGGGGTGGCGCGGGATGATCGCGCCGCTTTGAAAGCTGCCGTTGAACAGGCGATCGACCAAGCAGATTTGGTGCTGTCCACGGGGGGCGTGTCCGTGGGGGACTATGACTATGTGGATGCGGTCTTGGCGGAGTTGGGCGGCGAAATTCACGTCAAATCCGTGGCCGTGCGGCCCGGGAAGCCCCTGACCCTGGCCACCTTTGGCCCCAAGGTTTATGTGGGCTTGCCGGGAAACCCCGTTTCGGCCCTGGTGGGTTGTTGGCGGTTTGTGGCTCCCCTGTTGCGGAAGCTGTCGGGGCGATCGGGCCCCCACGGGGTGCAGTGGCTGACGGCGCGATCGGCGCAGGATCTGCAAGGGGCCGGGCGGCGAGAAACTTACCTTTGGGGATCATTGCAGATCATCGAAGGGCAACTAGTCTTTAGCCTGGCCAAAGGCAGCCACAGTTCTGGCAACTTGATTAACCTAGCGGGAACCACCGCCCTGGCCCAAGTTCCCCAAGGAACCAGCGAAATTGCCGCCCACAGCGAAATTCAAGTGCTGCTGCTGGGTGGAGCCGTTGGGTGA
- a CDS encoding HAD family hydrolase has protein sequence MPLSPQSSLAAMAAALAPGLRAIATDMDGTLTRSGRFSSHLFLALERLQQAGIPVLIVTGRSAGWVSALVEYLPIAGAIAENGGLLYRRDRPEGQWLVDVTDPIAHRDALADVFGILQTEFHHHFPHLHPAPDNRFRITDWTFDLADLPGIDRQTLSAMGESLAVLGWGFTYSAVQAHIKLPEQNKAAGLQRAIELLWPGCPLDQILTIGDSPNDESLFDPTLFPRSVGVANVRPYLSELLHQPAHITPSAEGEGFCELVAAILAEEKVVISGA, from the coding sequence ATGCCCCTGTCTCCTCAGTCCTCGCTGGCGGCGATGGCCGCTGCCCTTGCTCCCGGCCTTCGGGCGATCGCTACCGATATGGACGGCACCTTGACCCGATCGGGTCGATTTTCCAGTCACCTGTTTTTGGCCTTAGAGCGCTTGCAACAGGCCGGAATTCCCGTCCTGATCGTCACCGGGCGATCAGCCGGTTGGGTTAGCGCCTTGGTGGAATACCTACCGATCGCAGGGGCGATCGCGGAAAACGGCGGTCTGCTCTATCGGCGCGATCGACCCGAGGGACAATGGCTAGTGGACGTAACCGACCCGATCGCCCATCGCGATGCCTTGGCCGATGTCTTTGGCATCCTCCAAACGGAATTTCATCACCATTTTCCCCACCTGCACCCGGCCCCCGATAACCGCTTCCGAATCACCGATTGGACTTTTGATCTGGCAGATTTGCCGGGCATCGATCGCCAAACCCTATCGGCCATGGGGGAATCGTTGGCGGTCTTGGGCTGGGGATTTACCTACAGTGCCGTGCAAGCCCACATCAAGCTCCCAGAACAAAACAAGGCTGCGGGACTCCAACGGGCGATCGAACTGTTGTGGCCCGGTTGTCCCCTCGATCAAATCCTGACGATCGGGGACAGCCCCAATGATGAAAGCCTGTTTGACCCGACCCTTTTTCCCCGCTCCGTCGGCGTGGCCAACGTGCGTCCCTACCTCAGCGAGCTGCTCCATCAACCGGCGCACATCACTCCCAGCGCTGAGGGAGAAGGTTTCTGCGAACTAGTGGCCGCCATTCTCGCAGAGGAAAAGGTTGTGATTTCAGGAGCCTGA
- a CDS encoding glycoside hydrolase family 9 protein, producing MQRWKWVWLSGALLAGLGIMDFGSQSLANQSLFQYTMQAWASLLFNGGTGGGNEPIPRILVDQFGYRPQDPKVAVIASPQRGENANRAFTPGSVYEVRNASTNAVVFSGALTPWNGGQIHGQSGDRAWHFDFSTVKQSGTYVVVDRERGEQSFPFQIQANVYQKNLVTATRVFYYQRAGFNKTGSVAGKWQDGAAFLGPNQDSQARSVSAKDDPATARDLRGGWFDAGDTNKYSTFAGPVVNQLLTAYEENPRAFTDRFNIPESGNGIPDLIDEIKWEVDWLKRMQEDDGGVLIKVGVLDHNAADRPSQDRRPRYYGPKCSSSTIATAAAFAHAARVYRQFPALQGESRDLEQRAIRAWNWFQQNPLKTDCDTQEIKAGDADRPVTEQQGNAAAAAVHLFALTGNPDYSTQLAKYLTASQPWNDNVWGRYRAHEGDALLLYTRLTNADAALVKQIRDRFVDMVRTQTQAYGLRVDLDPYRVSLPDEQYHWGSNQVQANYGNSNRDAIRYGAVPDRNTSLQARAMAHLHYLHGVNPLGFVYLTNMGSLGAERSVTSMYHEWLGRGEYERVAPGKPGPAPGYLVGGPNRDYTGNQESVKQQPIQKRYLDSPTGWPVNSWELTEPAIYYQAAYVRLLASITSP from the coding sequence ATGCAACGTTGGAAGTGGGTTTGGCTGAGTGGAGCGTTGCTAGCGGGGCTAGGGATCATGGATTTTGGGTCTCAATCCTTGGCGAATCAATCGCTGTTCCAATACACCATGCAGGCTTGGGCATCACTGCTATTCAACGGGGGAACGGGGGGTGGTAATGAACCCATTCCTCGAATTTTGGTGGATCAGTTTGGCTATCGACCTCAGGATCCCAAAGTGGCGGTGATTGCTTCTCCGCAGCGGGGTGAAAATGCCAACCGAGCCTTCACGCCGGGATCGGTCTATGAAGTTCGAAATGCCTCGACTAATGCGGTGGTTTTTTCGGGTGCTCTTACCCCTTGGAATGGGGGCCAAATCCACGGTCAATCGGGCGATCGGGCCTGGCATTTTGATTTTTCGACCGTGAAACAATCGGGAACCTATGTGGTGGTCGATCGGGAACGGGGCGAGCAATCATTTCCCTTTCAAATTCAGGCCAATGTTTACCAAAAAAACCTGGTAACCGCCACACGTGTGTTTTATTACCAGCGGGCCGGTTTCAACAAAACGGGTTCTGTGGCTGGCAAATGGCAAGATGGGGCGGCTTTTTTGGGCCCCAATCAGGATTCCCAGGCTCGATCGGTCAGTGCCAAGGATGATCCCGCCACGGCCCGCGATTTGCGAGGGGGATGGTTTGATGCAGGTGATACGAACAAATACAGCACCTTTGCGGGCCCCGTGGTGAATCAACTGCTGACGGCCTACGAAGAAAACCCTCGAGCCTTCACCGATCGGTTCAACATTCCCGAATCGGGCAACGGCATCCCCGACCTCATCGATGAGATTAAGTGGGAGGTGGATTGGCTGAAGCGAATGCAGGAAGACGATGGCGGCGTGTTGATCAAGGTGGGCGTGCTGGATCACAATGCGGCTGATCGCCCCAGCCAAGATCGTCGCCCCCGATATTACGGGCCCAAATGCTCTTCCTCCACAATCGCCACGGCGGCCGCCTTTGCCCATGCGGCCCGAGTCTATCGGCAGTTTCCCGCCCTGCAAGGGGAGTCCCGAGATTTGGAACAGCGGGCCATTCGGGCTTGGAACTGGTTCCAGCAAAATCCCCTCAAGACCGATTGCGACACCCAGGAAATTAAAGCCGGGGATGCCGATCGCCCCGTGACCGAGCAACAAGGCAATGCTGCCGCCGCCGCTGTTCACCTGTTTGCCCTCACCGGTAACCCCGACTACAGCACCCAACTTGCAAAATATCTCACCGCTTCCCAGCCTTGGAACGACAACGTTTGGGGTCGGTATCGGGCCCACGAAGGCGATGCGCTGCTGCTCTATACCCGCTTGACCAACGCAGATGCCGCCTTGGTTAAGCAAATCCGCGATCGATTCGTGGACATGGTGCGCACCCAAACCCAGGCCTACGGCTTGCGTGTGGATCTGGATCCCTATCGGGTGTCACTGCCCGATGAGCAATATCACTGGGGCAGCAACCAAGTTCAGGCCAACTATGGCAACAGCAACCGGGACGCAATTCGCTATGGCGCAGTGCCCGATCGCAACACCAGCCTACAAGCCCGGGCTATGGCCCATTTGCACTACCTCCATGGCGTGAATCCCTTGGGGTTTGTTTACCTAACCAACATGGGCAGTCTGGGAGCCGAGCGATCGGTCACCAGCATGTATCACGAATGGTTGGGGCGTGGTGAGTATGAGCGCGTTGCCCCCGGAAAACCGGGCCCGGCTCCCGGATATTTGGTGGGCGGGCCCAACCGCGACTACACCGGCAACCAAGAATCCGTCAAACAACAGCCCATCCAAAAGCGCTATCTCGACTCACCCACCGGCTGGCCGGTGAATAGTTGGGAACTCACGGAGCCAGCCATTTACTATCAAGCGGCCTACGTTCGTTTGCTGGCCAGTATTACCAGTCCGTAA
- a CDS encoding polysaccharide biosynthesis C-terminal domain-containing protein, with protein sequence MPNLQGVLQRLRTTLGKSSVQDNLWMIAARVISVAIQALYFIFVARFLGSKEYGELIGVLSLVAMLSPFIGVGYAHLLMRTVSRDRSSFRTEWGKSLFVWGWSSLLGIGLVMLLASRIWGSQVSPWLVLWMALGDYWGVCLLEFSSSAFLSVGVAARPAQLKVLFSAVKLLAVGALWLVPDWRSAETWSIFYCIASVLPAFVAFVLASRQAGWPLWPKPNCEWELGQGFYFSIAGSAETINANADKTLLSSLVNEEAAGIYGAGYRFVDVGYQPILAIGAANYARFFQAGTNGIDGSIQFAKRLFPLIAGYGVLGGLGMFFFAPVVEWILGSEYREAIGVLRWFAPVHLILGMQYLAADCLTSSGHQGQRSLIQVTAAILNVVLNLILIPSYSWAGAIWATLASETFKMVGLWGAAAFFWRRELAMKTKG encoded by the coding sequence ATGCCCAACCTTCAAGGAGTCCTGCAACGTCTGCGCACCACTCTGGGGAAATCCTCGGTGCAAGACAATCTCTGGATGATTGCCGCCAGGGTGATTAGCGTGGCGATCCAGGCGCTGTACTTCATTTTTGTGGCGCGGTTTTTAGGATCCAAAGAGTATGGCGAACTGATCGGGGTGTTGTCCTTGGTGGCCATGCTTTCGCCTTTCATTGGGGTTGGTTATGCCCACTTGTTGATGCGGACGGTTTCGCGCGATCGCAGCAGTTTCCGCACCGAGTGGGGGAAGTCCCTATTCGTTTGGGGCTGGTCTTCCCTGCTGGGCATTGGGTTGGTGATGTTGCTGGCGAGTCGAATTTGGGGCAGCCAAGTTTCCCCCTGGTTGGTGCTGTGGATGGCCCTGGGGGACTATTGGGGCGTTTGTCTGCTGGAATTTAGCAGTTCGGCGTTTTTATCGGTGGGGGTGGCGGCTCGCCCAGCCCAACTCAAGGTGCTTTTCAGTGCCGTGAAGCTTTTGGCGGTGGGGGCCCTGTGGTTGGTTCCCGACTGGCGATCGGCAGAAACCTGGTCGATTTTTTACTGCATTGCGTCAGTGTTGCCGGCCTTTGTGGCCTTTGTGTTGGCCAGTCGGCAGGCGGGCTGGCCCCTGTGGCCCAAGCCCAATTGCGAGTGGGAACTGGGTCAAGGGTTTTACTTTTCGATTGCCGGTTCCGCTGAAACGATTAATGCCAATGCGGATAAAACCCTGCTCTCTAGCTTGGTGAATGAAGAGGCTGCCGGGATCTATGGGGCGGGCTATCGGTTTGTGGATGTGGGCTACCAGCCGATCTTGGCCATTGGCGCGGCGAATTATGCTCGCTTTTTCCAAGCGGGCACTAATGGCATTGACGGCAGTATTCAATTTGCCAAGCGCCTGTTTCCGCTGATCGCGGGCTACGGGGTGCTGGGGGGATTGGGGATGTTTTTCTTTGCCCCGGTGGTGGAGTGGATTTTGGGGTCGGAATATCGCGAGGCGATCGGGGTGTTGCGTTGGTTCGCCCCCGTGCATTTGATCTTGGGAATGCAGTATTTGGCGGCCGATTGCCTCACCTCTTCGGGCCACCAGGGGCAACGGAGCTTAATTCAAGTCACCGCTGCCATTTTGAATGTGGTGCTGAACCTAATCTTGATTCCGTCCTATTCCTGGGCGGGGGCCATTTGGGCGACGCTGGCTTCGGAAACGTTCAAGATGGTGGGGCTGTGGGGAGCGGCGGCCTTTTTCTGGCGGCGCGAGTTGGCCATGAAGACCAAGGGTTAA
- a CDS encoding D-Ala-D-Ala carboxypeptidase family metallohydrolase has translation MATTALDRDAHLFHLAAQRAGIHMPILPALQEAHDQPTPEGERGLGLTSADQEQVDSLPDQVMEAALLVRRLTDSLIQSGWKADRIWQVNAGQYSPEVLAVLARGFEDKTIGGPILAGCSLDRLTAAYRQFCTLERSTQIAPANTALTGSTFTIDRALLDTIERLPQFYQGYVHQREALIEATRIWRGLATREDTLVSLGLPALNYTDAALDTALVTFIRRLSPNYSGFPHQREALLRLVQIWRQLDSRQSAIASLSDSNLSLLPRNYDPALLAFVLRVPEFYAGSGTQRNAATETVRMWRDLDNRNAALTSLGVNPIVFANPAAPEASTAAAQLDRELLSFLRRLPAAYRATPNQQGALTRLVQLWRGLETQQAAIGSLETDLRTMQWQVMILKQNTVLKSQPVQASALPRNEVAAMPAGELSLIDSIEQGTHYRILTVEPIRDRREWFVYRGHADFLEPATMLVKTSTFLKTRPLQSSSLGNAEKVALSPGEFQIRSYEDVGDHLRIRLVKPINNRLEWFIFEGHITLLNVDDYPSPRDPAPAPAPAPVPVPAPAPAPVPRPTPVPTPAPVPDRGRRIQVPGLGTVWTRDPIIAGGNFSWGEATKDGTRIPENSTITQNIIAMARRMQEVRARLGNRTITITSWYRPPAVNRAVGGARNSTHIRGHGVDFVVAGLSPRAAQRILDPWWPGGLGYGSSFTHLDNRGYRARWNYTN, from the coding sequence ATGGCTACCACCGCACTTGATCGGGACGCGCATCTGTTTCACCTGGCTGCCCAGCGAGCGGGAATTCATATGCCCATTTTGCCCGCGCTCCAGGAAGCCCATGATCAGCCAACCCCAGAAGGGGAAAGGGGGTTGGGCTTAACCAGTGCGGATCAAGAACAGGTGGACAGCCTGCCGGATCAGGTGATGGAAGCGGCCCTGTTGGTGCGACGGTTAACGGATTCTTTGATCCAATCCGGTTGGAAGGCCGATCGAATCTGGCAGGTGAACGCTGGACAATATAGCCCTGAAGTGTTGGCTGTGTTGGCTCGGGGGTTTGAAGACAAAACCATTGGCGGGCCAATTCTGGCTGGTTGCTCGCTCGATCGGCTGACGGCCGCCTATCGCCAATTTTGCACCTTGGAGCGATCGACCCAGATTGCTCCCGCCAACACCGCCCTCACCGGCAGCACCTTCACCATCGATCGGGCCCTGCTCGACACGATCGAGCGTCTGCCCCAGTTCTATCAAGGCTACGTGCATCAACGGGAAGCCCTGATTGAAGCGACCCGCATTTGGCGTGGCCTGGCCACCCGGGAGGACACCTTGGTTTCCTTGGGGTTGCCCGCCTTGAACTACACCGATGCGGCCCTGGACACGGCCTTGGTCACCTTCATCCGGCGTTTGTCGCCCAACTATTCCGGCTTTCCGCACCAGCGAGAGGCCCTGTTGCGGTTGGTGCAAATTTGGCGGCAACTGGATTCGCGCCAATCGGCGATCGCCTCACTCAGCGACAGCAACTTAAGCCTGTTGCCCCGTAATTACGATCCGGCCCTGCTGGCCTTTGTGCTGCGGGTTCCGGAGTTCTATGCGGGCAGCGGCACTCAGCGCAATGCGGCCACCGAAACCGTCCGCATGTGGCGAGATTTGGACAATCGCAACGCGGCCCTCACCAGCTTGGGGGTGAATCCGATTGTGTTTGCGAATCCGGCGGCCCCTGAAGCCAGCACCGCCGCCGCCCAGCTCGATCGGGAATTGCTTTCTTTTCTGCGGCGGTTGCCAGCCGCCTACCGAGCAACCCCAAATCAACAGGGTGCTTTGACGCGGTTGGTGCAACTGTGGCGCGGTTTGGAAACCCAGCAGGCCGCGATCGGCTCCCTGGAAACGGATCTGCGCACCATGCAATGGCAGGTGATGATCCTAAAACAGAACACCGTCCTCAAAAGTCAACCGGTTCAGGCTAGCGCCCTGCCGCGAAACGAAGTGGCCGCCATGCCCGCCGGGGAACTGTCGCTGATTGACTCGATCGAGCAAGGAACCCACTATCGCATCCTGACCGTGGAGCCAATCCGCGATCGACGGGAATGGTTTGTTTACCGGGGCCATGCGGACTTTTTGGAACCGGCCACCATGTTGGTGAAAACCAGTACCTTCCTCAAAACCCGCCCCTTGCAGTCCAGCAGCTTGGGCAATGCGGAGAAGGTGGCTCTTTCCCCCGGAGAATTCCAAATTCGCAGCTATGAGGACGTGGGCGATCACCTGCGGATTCGGCTGGTGAAACCTATCAATAACCGGCTGGAATGGTTCATTTTTGAGGGCCACATCACCCTGCTGAATGTGGATGACTATCCCTCACCTCGGGATCCCGCGCCTGCGCCCGCACCTGCGCCCGTACCTGTACCTGCCCCCGCGCCCGCACCTGTCCCCAGGCCCACCCCGGTTCCCACCCCTGCCCCTGTGCCCGATCGGGGACGGCGGATTCAAGTACCCGGGCTGGGCACGGTCTGGACTCGTGACCCGATTATTGCGGGCGGTAACTTTAGTTGGGGTGAAGCCACCAAAGATGGCACGCGGATTCCCGAAAATTCCACCATCACCCAAAACATCATTGCCATGGCCCGGCGAATGCAAGAGGTGCGGGCCCGGCTGGGCAATCGCACCATCACCATCACGAGCTGGTATCGGCCCCCGGCCGTGAACCGGGCCGTGGGTGGGGCCCGCAACTCAACCCACATTCGGGGCCATGGTGTGGACTTTGTGGTGGCGGGGTTGTCGCCGCGTGCGGCCCAACGGATTTTGGATCCCTGGTGGCCCGGTGGTTTGGGCTATGGCTCCTCCTTTACCCATTTGGATAATCGGGGATATCGGGCCCGGTGGAATTACACCAATTAA